The DNA sequence ACCTGCCTGAGTGAATCGGAAGATGTTGTCGATGAAGAAGAGTACGTCACGGCCTTTGGCGTCGCTTGCGTCGCCGTCGCGGAAGTACTCTGCAATGGTCAACCCTGTCAAGGCAACACGCGCACGTGCACCTGGAGGCTCGTTCATCTGACCGAATACCATGGTCAGCTTGGAGTCCAGCATGGTCTTGTAGTCCACTTTTTCCAGTGGCCAACCGCCTTTTTCCATCTCCTCTTCGAAGTCGTGTCCGTATTTTACTACGTTCGCTTCGATCATCTCACGAAGAAGGTCGTTTCCTTCACGTGTACGCTCACCAACACCTGCGAATACGGACAAGCCGTCGTGTGCAAGTGCGATGTTGTTGATCAACTCCTGGATCAATACGGTTTTGCCTACACCGGCACCCCCGAACAATCCAATTTTACCACCTTTTCTATATGGAGCGAGCAAGTCGATTACCTTGATACCGGTAAAGAGTACCTCGGTCTCAGTAGAGAGCTGGTCAAACGCAGGTGCATCACGGTGAATCGGGAGGTAACCTTCGGCTTCGGGAATGCGAAGTCCGTCGATTGCAGTACCGTTCACGTTGAACAGGCGGCCGCGGATGTTGTCTCCGATCGGCACCTGAATGAACACACCTTGGTCAAGCACGGCCATGCCACGCTCGATGCCGTCAGTAGAGTCCATGGCGATCGCACGCACGCGGTTTTCACCCAAATGCTGCTGAACCTCCAATACCAACGGATCTTGACCTTCACGTTCGATATGAAGTGCGTTGTGAATTTTGGGAAGCTTTACCCCTTCTCCGCTAAATTCGGCGTCAATGACGGGGCCAATAACCTGGGCAACTTTACCAGTATTGACTGTGGAATTTGCCATTCTATTACCTTAACAATTGATTGAATAGTCAGTGTCTGTCAGGACGCCGCAAGTTACGTTCACCCTTGTTATTTTACAAACTACGGCCTTTACAATTGTTACCATTCGGCGGATTTTTGGGTAAATGGTTAGCATCCTTTCCCAAATCGTCGGCTTTGCCCCGCGAACATGCCCATGTTTTTGGCCAAATTCCACATTTTGGAGCCTGTCTGTGCTGTAAAGCAATGATTTTGCTGGTTTTTCCAAACAATTCCTACTTTTGCCTTTCTTCAAATTTTCCCCCACAAATGCCGATCTCCAGTCACCTTTCTTACCTCCAAAAACACCGATTTCTCCCTCGACAAATCGCCATTCCGCCGAAACCCAACTTGGCGATCGTCGTGGTCATCCCCGTTCACCGGGAACTCAATCTCCTGAATACCTTGGAGTCCCTGGAGCAGTGCGAATCTCCACGAGGGGCTGTCGAGGTGATCTTGGTCCTGAATGCCAGCATAGCTCACGGGCCCGAAATCCACGATTTGCAAACGCAAGCCGCTCAACTCATCGACCAATGGGTTCGAGCCCAGGAACGAAACCTCGCGTATTGGGTGATCCGGGTAGATGACCTGCCGAAGAAACACGCAGGTGTCGGGTTGGCTAGAAAGATTGGGTTGGATGAGGCCGTAGACCGATTTGAACAAGCCGGAAAGGAAGATGGAATCCTGGTGTGGCTAGATGCCGATTGTGAGGTAATGCCTAACTATCTGACGGAAATCCAACATCATTTTCAGGAAAATCCCAAAAAGGATGTCAGTTCCATTCGCTTTGAGCACCCGGTTTCGGGAAATGCATTCCCCGAAAAGGTGTACCGGGGCGCCTGTCTTCATGAACTTCACCTGAGATACTATCTCCAAGGTCTACGCAATGCGGGACATCCCTACGCATGTCCGGTCTTGGGAAGCGCTTTGGCGGTCAGGTCTTCCGCCTATCAACGAATGAATGGAATGAACCGCCGAAAGACCGGCGAGGCTTTCTACTTCCTCCACAAATTCACTCCTCAAGGCAAGACCAGCGAACTTACAAGTACTTGTGTCTATCCCGCCCCTAGGATCTCGGATCGGGTGCCAATGGGAACGGGCGATACGATCAGTAAATGGCTAATGCTCGATACAGATGTGTATGAAACATTTGATCATCAGGTGTTTGTGGATCTGGGGGCGCTGATTGCTCAATTCCCCACGTATTGGCTCCATCAGCCCAATGAATTGCCGGACCGAGTCCTAGCGTTTCTGGAGGAGGTGGATTTTGCTGGAATCTTGGAGGAAGCTCGGGAGCATACCGCCGGGAGGCAGGCTTTTGTCAAACGATTGTTCAATTGGTTCGAGGGCTTGCGGGTTCAGCAATTTCTTCAATATGTCCAACAGCAATTGGGTCCTAGGCCAGATGTACGATTGGCTGCGGCCAGACAATTGGAGCTGATGGGAAGGGCAGTAGATGCATCCAATGAAATCGAATTACTCCAAGCTTATCGGGAAATACAGCAAACGCCTGGGGAACCAAACGAGCCTGTCAGGTGA is a window from the Pontibacter sp. G13 genome containing:
- a CDS encoding glycosyltransferase translates to MPISSHLSYLQKHRFLPRQIAIPPKPNLAIVVVIPVHRELNLLNTLESLEQCESPRGAVEVILVLNASIAHGPEIHDLQTQAAQLIDQWVRAQERNLAYWVIRVDDLPKKHAGVGLARKIGLDEAVDRFEQAGKEDGILVWLDADCEVMPNYLTEIQHHFQENPKKDVSSIRFEHPVSGNAFPEKVYRGACLHELHLRYYLQGLRNAGHPYACPVLGSALAVRSSAYQRMNGMNRRKTGEAFYFLHKFTPQGKTSELTSTCVYPAPRISDRVPMGTGDTISKWLMLDTDVYETFDHQVFVDLGALIAQFPTYWLHQPNELPDRVLAFLEEVDFAGILEEAREHTAGRQAFVKRLFNWFEGLRVQQFLQYVQQQLGPRPDVRLAAARQLELMGRAVDASNEIELLQAYREIQQTPGEPNEPVR
- the atpD gene encoding F0F1 ATP synthase subunit beta codes for the protein MANSTVNTGKVAQVIGPVIDAEFSGEGVKLPKIHNALHIEREGQDPLVLEVQQHLGENRVRAIAMDSTDGIERGMAVLDQGVFIQVPIGDNIRGRLFNVNGTAIDGLRIPEAEGYLPIHRDAPAFDQLSTETEVLFTGIKVIDLLAPYRKGGKIGLFGGAGVGKTVLIQELINNIALAHDGLSVFAGVGERTREGNDLLREMIEANVVKYGHDFEEEMEKGGWPLEKVDYKTMLDSKLTMVFGQMNEPPGARARVALTGLTIAEYFRDGDASDAKGRDVLFFIDNIFRFTQAGSEVSALLGRMPSAVGYQPTLASEMGAMQERITSTKRGSITSIQAIYVPADDYTDPAPATTFAHLDATTELSRSLASLGIYPAVDPLTSTSRILQPDLVGDEHYTCAQRVIQLLQKYKELQDIIAILGMDELSDEDKLSVDRARKVQKFLSQPFFVAAQFTGITGEFVAIDDTIRGFNMILNGELDHLPEQAFYLRGGIDQAIAEGEKLLKEYA